The genomic window GAGAGCATATGGGCTGCTTTGATCGGGCCCAAATTCGAGCCTGGGTTCGAGTCGGGCCAAAAATCTGTCTGAGCTCAATCCAAAAATAAAATGAGCATTATTTTTTGACCCAAATTCGACCCGAATAATTTCAGGTTGAGCTCAAAGCCGGCCCGATCAGATGGGTCTCAGGCCATTCTGAGCCTACTTCCGACCCTAGTTAGGAACAAAGGAGTGGGTCTTTGGGTATTATTTATTGAACCTTTTCATTCCTAACTTATCAAATGATCTGGGCCATTCATACCAGATCAAACAATCACGTCTGCTTGCATACGCCGAATTCATCTGTATTTGTTGGCTCGAACCCTAGGATCTCCACAATTTTTAATCGCAGCCTCCCTCTCTCTCCGTGTCTACCTCGGAGCTCTCTGTCTCTTCTCCGCCGATCACCATCCGATCAGGTCCAGATTTTCTTTTATCTTTGCTTACAAATCTCCGTTCTTTCCATGGTTTTATTTGTATCTCATCGTTGTTTCTTTTCGTTTGGAATGACGTTCTTTGTGTTTGGAAGGATCTGTGGGTGCTAAATTTTTGGCGATTCCAATCGGTCTTTATTTCTGTTCTTTCGCTATCTCTGTTTTCTTTTTCGGTGAATAACATTGATCATTTTTTGATGTCTTGcgattagatatatatatatttctgagTTTTTTTGGCTGCAGTAACTTCATTTTTTCGGTTGATTTGTTATTGGTTGGCTGTATTTGGTTTCGTATGCTGTTTTGGTGTCGTTGATATAAATTTTGTTGATATTTTCTGTGTGCTGATCTATGGAGTTGTTTATATAATAATTGTTGCTTTCGTTGCCTTTGTTGTTCCGATGTGGTTTTTGAAGTATTTAGTGATGctatttctagatttttttttagtttagaAAATTGGTTGGTATAGCTATTGTAGATGCATACGTATATCATTTCTTATTGTCCCCTTATTAGATTTTCTCTTTGCTGAATACTGGCTGAGATGTTAGAATTTTTGGCTCACTGAAAATTCTTCAGCCTTCTATATTGGCTGGGATTATATATGTTTTGGAAACTATCTTCCTTTATAAATACATACGTATCATGTCAGACATATATCTTCATATTTTTGGCTTTAAATTGAGCATGATGCTTTATGAAGCTGTGGTGCTCTTTTGGACCCTAAAGGATTTTTAGATAAAGGTCAAATAACAAAAGtgtattgttttttttttcttctttttttatttttacagatCCCTTGTACTGGTTCTTCCAACTTGTACTAGATGAGTGCAGTTAGATCATCGGTTCATGAATGTCATTTTGTGGCCTCTTGTAGGGTGTGAACGTTGGATCTTTACATTTATTTTCTATAAAGCAAGATCAATAAAACCTAGTAGAAGATTCAATGGAGTAAAACCAATGATCATATTTATCATGGCCTCCTTCCAAGGGAAGAGGGGTTTGGTTTTTTATCTTTTgttcaataaaatattaattgaatGATGCTTAAGTAGTTTATATTTTAActtaatatttttctcaatcCAATGCATGATTGCCAAATAATGAATAGAATATCAAAGATTAAAATACGTGAATATACCTTTTCTTTGAAGTGTATTTGCAGCACAATGTATTAATGATCTTGGGATGTGTTCTGGAGGCATCACATGGTATCTTTTATTCAATTGTCGCTAAGATGGTTTTCGTTGGTGTGGTTCCAAATTTAGTTTATTTGGTTTGTTATTTCCAGTGCTTCTATTACACTTGTTTATTCTAAAATCTAAGTTTAGTATGTCGTGAACTTAGCTGGATTTATTTATTCTCCTTTCTGATGCAATACATGTATGCTGATTTTGCTTGATAGCACAGTAGGAACACATCCTTTTTCCTTCAGTTTtcagataataatttttttcatatcagTAAGCCTTGTAAAAATTTTAgcatttaatttatattaatgaaatttataatttattctttgaACTTCTTAGTTGATGAGCTTTATCCTGATCTTTTTCATTATTATGATTTTTGTTGTTGTTTATTGCGTATCTTTTTCATTGGATGTGCATTGTACACAATTGAAATGTTTGTTTCCATGATGTTTTCTTGCATTCTATTTCtactatttaatattaattggagtGCTTTTCTGGCAAATGTCTTATCATACTAATATTACATTggctgaaaaatatttttgttgatgTTACAGGAATTTTCTTGCACAACTGCAGTTTACCTGGTGACTTTTAAGTGCATTCAAGATGGTATTTGTGCCAAACAACTGTTTTAGTCAGGAATATACTGTTCACTTAATTTTTTACCATATTCTAACTGCTGATAAATATTGTTGGTATATGCAGGTGAAGTTTACGGCAGAAGAGCTCCGCAAAATTATGGACTTCAAGCACAATATCCGTAATATGTCAGTCATTGCACATGTTGATCATGGtatgattataatctttttctgTTTTCTGTTTTCAATCCATTCTGTCAGAGTTCTAAAAGTATGAAGCTGTGAATGCTTGAAAGCATGTGTTAACATAAATCTTTGATGAAATATGCAGGAAAATCTACTCTTACTGACTCTCTTGTGGCGGCTGCTGGTATCATTGCACAAGAAGTGGCAGGTGATGTGCGTATGACTGATACACGCCAGGATGAAGCTGAACGTGGCATCACCATCAAGTCCACTGGAATTTCTCTCTATTATGAGATGTCTGATGAGTCACTAAAAAACTACAAGGGTGAAAGGAATGGAAATGAGTACTTGATCAACCTCATTGATTCGCCTGGGCATGTTGACTTCTCTTCAGAGGTCACTGCTGCTCTCCGTATCACTGATGGTGCATTGGTTGTGGTAGACTGTATCGAGGGTGTCTGTGTTCAGACTGAAACTGTCCTACGACAGGCTCTTGGAGAAAGGATTAGACCAGTTTTGACTGTCAACAAGATGGACCGCTGCTTCCTTGAGCTCCAAGTTGATGGAGAGGAAGCCTACCAGACCTTTCAACGTGTGATTGAAAATGCCAATGTGATCATGGCTACATATGAAGATTCTCTTCTTGGTGATTGCCAAGTTTATCCAGAGAAAGGAACTGTGGCTTTTTCTGCTGGCTTGCATGGTTGGGCTTTCACGTTGACTAACTTTGCCAAGATGTATGCATCCAAGTTTGGAGTTGATGAGGGAAAAATGATGGAGAGACTCTGGGGAGAGAATTACTTTGATTCTGCCACAAGGAAGTGGACTTCCAGAAACACAGGTTCACCTACTTGCAAGAGGGGATTTGTTCAGTTCTGCTATGAACCTATCAAACAAATTATAAGTACATGCATGAATGATCAGAAGGACAAGTTGTGGCCCATGTTGCAGAAGCTAGGTGTTACCATGAAGGCTGAGGAGAAAGATTTGAATGGGAAAGCACTGATGAAACGTGTGATGCAGACCTGGCTGCCTGCAAGTACAGCCCTTCTTGAAATGATGATCTTCCACCTTCCATCTCCAGCTAAGGCACAGAAATACCGTGTGGAGAATTTGTACGAAGGCCCTCTTGATGACATATATGCAAATGCCATCAGAAACTGTGACCCAGATGGGCCTCTGATGCTTTACGTCTCCAAGATGATTCCAGCATCAGATAAAGGTAGGTTCTTTGCCTTTGGCCGAGTCTTCTCTGGGAGGGTAAACACTGGTTTGAAGGTTAGGATAATGGGGCCTAACTATGTTCCTGGTGAGAAGAAGGATCTGTATGTTAAGAGTGTGCAGCGAACTGTTATTTGGATGGGTAAGAAGCAAGAGTCCGTGGAGGATGTGCCATGTGGAAACACTGTTGCTATGGTTGGTCTGGATCAGTTCATTACAAAGAATGCTACTCTAACCAATGAGAAGGAAGTGGATGCTCATCCAATCAGGGCAATGAAGTTCTCAGTGTCACCTGTTGTTCGTGTTGCTGTGCAGTGTAAGGTTGCCTCTGACCTTCCTAAGCTTGTTGAGGGCTTGAAACGACTTGCCAAATCTGATCCCATGGTGGTGTGTACAATTGAGGAATCTGGTGAGCACATTATTGCTGGAGCTGGAGAACTCCACCTTGAGATCTGCTTGAAGGacctgcaagaagacttcatggGCGGTGCAGAGATTATTAAGTCTGATCCTGTTGTGTCTTTCCGTGAAACAGTTCTTGAGAGGTCTTGTCGTACAGTGATGAGCAAGTCTCCTAACAAGCACAACCGTTTGTACATGGAGGCCCGACCTTTGGAGGATGGACTTGCTGAGGCTATTGATGATGGGCGTATTGGCCCCAGGGATGATCCCAAAAGCCGGTCCAAAATCCTATCAGAAGAGTTTGGATGGGATAAAGAGCTTGCAAAGAAGATCTGGTGCTTTGGGCCGGAAACCACCGGTCCTAACATGGTTGTTGACATGTGTAAGGGAGTTCAGTATCTGAATGAAATCAAAGACTCTGTGGTTGCTGGGTTCCAATGGGCTTCTAAAGAAGGGCCATTAGCTGAAGAAAATATGCGAGGCATTTGCTTTGAAGTCTGTGATGTTGTTCTCCATGCTGATGCCATCCACCGAGGTGGCGGGCAGATTATTCCAACTGCAAGGAGGGTCATATATGCAGCCCAGATGACTGCCAAACCTAGGCTTTTGGAGCCTGTTTATCTTGTTGAAATTCAGGCACCAGAACAGGCACTTGGAGGCATATATAGTGTTCTTAATCAAAAGAGAGGACATGTCTTTGAGGAGATGCAGAGGCCAGGTACTCCACTTTATAATGTCAAGGCTTACCTGCCTGTCATCGAGTCCTTTGGATTCTCGGGCACTCTGAGGGCTGCAACTTCTGGTCAGGCGTTCCCACAGGCTGTCTTTGATCACTGGGATATGATGTCTTCTGACCCATTAGAGCCTGGGTCCCAGACTGCAAACCTGGTTGCTGATATTCGCAAGAGGAAGGGTCTCAAGCAACAGATTACACCACTCTCCGAGTACGAGGACAGGCTATAAGGAATCCAATATCAGAGACATGTTTTGGCTGgtctgttttaatttttttttccttgaatGGTTTATTCGGCATCCAATTTTTAGTCACTGAGTTGTGCATCCAGGCAAGTATCTGGGGTGCATTTTTTCCGCGAGGGTCACATTTTTTAATCACATTTTTTATCTTTTGGTCGGAAAACTTATAGTTGGTTTGAGAGAGTTTTGTTATGGTACTTTTCTTCTGGCATTTTATGCCAGAGTTACTATATTGATTTTACATGACTGGAAATTTGGGGATCAAAATTCAGAATAATAATACAGTACTATATATTTGGAGATTGTGCATTCAACCTTTGTTTATGCACTTATTTGATGAATCATCTGCATTTTAAAATCGATTTATCTGAAACAAGCGATAGGATTTATCTGGATGGCTTAGTTGCTTGTTGTAGGTTCTGCAGTTAGGAGTCTCCATTTGAATCTACTGTCCTGGATCCCTCCCTCTATTGTGCTGACATCGTTATTGCTGTCTCTGTGTTTAGCCTTCTGAGGATAATTATCAATTCAATGTAATTATGATTGCCACTTTGATATACATATATACTGCAGATTTTGCTTTCTGTATTGCATTAAGGTGGGATGGTTTGTTCAGTTATATTAACTTGTGGAACATTAAATCCTATTGTCAGTGATCTGACATTGCTATGAAATCTTAGATGTTTCTAATTACAGTTCCAACTGCTGCGCAAGCTTCTTACAAGAACATCTTTACAATGTGATGGTTATGTTACCACATTATTTGAGAAATTTATGATATGTTCTGATTGGAATATGCACGCAAATCTGTTTTTGGCAGCTTGCTTCATGAAGCAGCAGCTCTTTTAATGTGATAGGTCTTCATGCTTGCTGTCACATTGCCTGTTGTAATGGTGGTCCATAGAGCACTAATTGAAGCTCCAGTGCTAAATAAGATGATAGGAATAATCTGTGAAATTAGAACAGCGAATGGGTAAAAGAACTTAATTACCTGCATGTCCAATTAGCGGATGCAAAAGGAGGTAAGGCATTTATCAAACTCATGAGCCAATCTAATGGTAAAATAATGTCTTTTGAATCTTAGATATTGATGTTTTATTTCATTTCTACAAACACTGCATGAACAACAGGAAATAATTTATTATGTAGACATTGCATGAAGTATATTGCCTACTTCCCATTATTGTTATGGTGGAATTATGATTAGATGCAAAATAAAGGGTAAAATCTGAATTAGTTGATCTAGAATTTATTTCTAGTTGAGTGGCAGCAACGCCTCGGTGGTCACACCTGTACATTTGGAGTCTCTTTGTTTGAGACTTTGGGAGGTACATTTCCAATATTTGGACTGGAAGTATTTATCTTATTAGAATGGCTAGGCCGTAAAGAAACTAACCTAATCATGAACAGCTTAGGCTCATCGATAGCAAGCTTCTTTGAGCTTAGTTCAGCTAGGAAGGAAAAATAGATATGCTTAGACCTTTTTTTAAAGCTTTGCTTTTAATAGAGGTGAGCTTGAACATTTTAGGTTTGCAAAATAAATAGAAGctcaaatcatctcaaagagaagCTTATATAATCTCAAGTCCTCCTTGATTTCAATTCTCTCCTTCATAACAAGAGTGATGACTGAGCCAGCTCGCAACTTGGTTTATCTTGGTGAGTTTTCACCATTGGAGTGGGCATGTCCTTTTTCTCTCAATAAAATTATAGTTGAAGCCTATCAAAACTGATTCAGCAGATGCAGTTATTTTTCAGAACTCAGATATGAGAACTCCGGAGGGAGGAAATGAGGAATCCAGACTGAAATCCAGGTGCTGgttggaatttatttttatttttattttttttgagggaGAAAGAAATGGAGGTTTAATTTCTTGACAATGCGCTATCCAAGCCAGAACCTTGATTGCTATAAACTGTGGGGATTAACACTGAGGTAACATCTACTGCACTGATATACAGCACCCAAGAAATTTACGGATCATGCTAGTTGACACCCTCGTATTCCTACTAATGCCAATGCATCAAACGTCCTATTTAACCAATACCATAAAATTCCTGCTAAAAGaaaaatttaaatgcaaaaaaaaaaaatataatgattaCATAAAGTATTGATTTGGTGACTAATACATGCATATGCTTTTATAATATGTATGAAACAAATATTTTAAGCTTTAAGTTGCAGGTTGCAACTTGCATACAGTGTAACATGTTATGAGATTTACAACTTTTGATAATGAATTATCTGGAGGTCTAACTTATAAGATAAATTCGATAATTGAGTTACATTCATAAATCTGTTCAGTTTATAAAAACATATGACAGAACTATTAATGAGATTAACCTATAAATTTTTCCTGTCATTCTTAAAAGTAAAAAAGCAATGTTCAACCTACTTATTGATTGGTGCGATGCTTTCTAGGCAAATGATGAAGCATAAATCAAACCTATATCACATATTAGCTTCAATTATGAGTAAAACTTCTAGCATTTGTCAAGCAATAACAAATTCATCCTAGATCACAATGAATGTAGAAATAGATGAGCAAGGTTGCTAGACCATTATGACATATTTCGTAGTTCATATCTCCTACATCTTGATTAGAAACTTAGAAACAAGCTCCTTGATCACTGTGCTTAGAGGATATTCAAAGATTTGCGACATGGTTGAAAGTTATGGAAGCATTTTAAACTTTCTGAAAAACTAATGGAACTTGCATTCAATTATTGCAACAAACTTGATGGTTATGACTTGCTAGTTACTAGAGCCTAAATGTGTATTGCACATGAAAGGCTACACGTGGTGGGAATTATGCACTCAGAGCTGCCGCAATAAGTGCAAAGAAAATATAAGagcattttttgaaaagccacctCAAGAAGAAAACAAGAGCTTGGGTAGCAGAAGTGCAACTCCATCAACTTCCAACCTTCGCAGCACATCCCACCCCAACTTTTGTGTTACATACAGAAAAGAGATGATCAGAACAATTCCATGATAATTTTACATCGTTTAGATTCATTGTTTATGATTCATTTAGCTCCTTAGTTGGGCTTTTGATTCAGACATATTTTCTCATCCTCTTTTTCCAATTGCTCTGACTACTGTATCATTACACTAGTGTCCTTTGAAATCTGTGGTAGT from Elaeis guineensis isolate ETL-2024a chromosome 4, EG11, whole genome shotgun sequence includes these protein-coding regions:
- the LOC105032360 gene encoding elongation factor 2 isoform X1, coding for MQVKFTAEELRKIMDFKHNIRNMSVIAHVDHGKSTLTDSLVAAAGIIAQEVAGDVRMTDTRQDEAERGITIKSTGISLYYEMSDESLKNYKGERNGNEYLINLIDSPGHVDFSSEVTAALRITDGALVVVDCIEGVCVQTETVLRQALGERIRPVLTVNKMDRCFLELQVDGEEAYQTFQRVIENANVIMATYEDSLLGDCQVYPEKGTVAFSAGLHGWAFTLTNFAKMYASKFGVDEGKMMERLWGENYFDSATRKWTSRNTGSPTCKRGFVQFCYEPIKQIISTCMNDQKDKLWPMLQKLGVTMKAEEKDLNGKALMKRVMQTWLPASTALLEMMIFHLPSPAKAQKYRVENLYEGPLDDIYANAIRNCDPDGPLMLYVSKMIPASDKGRFFAFGRVFSGRVNTGLKVRIMGPNYVPGEKKDLYVKSVQRTVIWMGKKQESVEDVPCGNTVAMVGLDQFITKNATLTNEKEVDAHPIRAMKFSVSPVVRVAVQCKVASDLPKLVEGLKRLAKSDPMVVCTIEESGEHIIAGAGELHLEICLKDLQEDFMGGAEIIKSDPVVSFRETVLERSCRTVMSKSPNKHNRLYMEARPLEDGLAEAIDDGRIGPRDDPKSRSKILSEEFGWDKELAKKIWCFGPETTGPNMVVDMCKGVQYLNEIKDSVVAGFQWASKEGPLAEENMRGICFEVCDVVLHADAIHRGGGQIIPTARRVIYAAQMTAKPRLLEPVYLVEIQAPEQALGGIYSVLNQKRGHVFEEMQRPGTPLYNVKAYLPVIESFGFSGTLRAATSGQAFPQAVFDHWDMMSSDPLEPGSQTANLVADIRKRKGLKQQITPLSEYEDRL
- the LOC105032360 gene encoding elongation factor 2 isoform X2, with the translated sequence MVKFTAEELRKIMDFKHNIRNMSVIAHVDHGKSTLTDSLVAAAGIIAQEVAGDVRMTDTRQDEAERGITIKSTGISLYYEMSDESLKNYKGERNGNEYLINLIDSPGHVDFSSEVTAALRITDGALVVVDCIEGVCVQTETVLRQALGERIRPVLTVNKMDRCFLELQVDGEEAYQTFQRVIENANVIMATYEDSLLGDCQVYPEKGTVAFSAGLHGWAFTLTNFAKMYASKFGVDEGKMMERLWGENYFDSATRKWTSRNTGSPTCKRGFVQFCYEPIKQIISTCMNDQKDKLWPMLQKLGVTMKAEEKDLNGKALMKRVMQTWLPASTALLEMMIFHLPSPAKAQKYRVENLYEGPLDDIYANAIRNCDPDGPLMLYVSKMIPASDKGRFFAFGRVFSGRVNTGLKVRIMGPNYVPGEKKDLYVKSVQRTVIWMGKKQESVEDVPCGNTVAMVGLDQFITKNATLTNEKEVDAHPIRAMKFSVSPVVRVAVQCKVASDLPKLVEGLKRLAKSDPMVVCTIEESGEHIIAGAGELHLEICLKDLQEDFMGGAEIIKSDPVVSFRETVLERSCRTVMSKSPNKHNRLYMEARPLEDGLAEAIDDGRIGPRDDPKSRSKILSEEFGWDKELAKKIWCFGPETTGPNMVVDMCKGVQYLNEIKDSVVAGFQWASKEGPLAEENMRGICFEVCDVVLHADAIHRGGGQIIPTARRVIYAAQMTAKPRLLEPVYLVEIQAPEQALGGIYSVLNQKRGHVFEEMQRPGTPLYNVKAYLPVIESFGFSGTLRAATSGQAFPQAVFDHWDMMSSDPLEPGSQTANLVADIRKRKGLKQQITPLSEYEDRL